In the genome of Mycobacterium kansasii ATCC 12478, one region contains:
- a CDS encoding succinate dehydrogenase/fumarate reductase iron-sulfur subunit, whose translation MGYNACLRVWRGDDGGGELRDFTVEVNEGEVVLDVIHRLQQTQTPDLAVRWNCKAGKCGSCSAEINGRPRLMCMTRMSTFAEDEVVTVTPLRTFPVIRDLVTDVSFNYEKAREIPSFAPPKDLQPGEYRMAQADVQRSQEFRKCIECFLCQDVCHVIRDHEENKQAFAGPRFLMRIAELEMHPLDTRDRRKEAQEAHGLGYCNITKCCTEVCPENIKITDNALIPMKERVVDRKYDPVVWLGNKLFRR comes from the coding sequence ATGGGCTACAACGCGTGTTTGCGAGTGTGGCGCGGCGATGACGGCGGCGGGGAACTCCGCGACTTCACCGTCGAGGTCAACGAGGGCGAAGTGGTACTCGACGTCATTCACCGTCTCCAGCAAACCCAGACGCCCGACCTGGCGGTGCGGTGGAACTGCAAGGCCGGCAAGTGCGGATCGTGCTCGGCGGAGATCAACGGCAGGCCGCGGTTGATGTGTATGACCCGGATGTCGACGTTCGCCGAGGACGAGGTGGTCACCGTCACGCCGCTGCGTACCTTCCCGGTGATCCGCGATCTTGTCACCGACGTGTCGTTCAACTACGAAAAGGCTAGGGAGATACCGTCTTTCGCGCCGCCCAAGGATCTGCAGCCGGGCGAGTACCGGATGGCGCAGGCCGATGTCCAGCGCTCACAGGAGTTCCGCAAGTGCATTGAGTGCTTCCTGTGCCAGGACGTCTGCCACGTCATCCGCGACCACGAGGAAAACAAGCAGGCATTTGCCGGGCCGCGGTTCTTGATGCGCATCGCCGAACTCGAGATGCATCCGCTGGACACCCGCGACCGGCGCAAGGAAGCCCAGGAAGCTCACGGGCTGGGATACTGCAACATCACCAAGTGCTGCACCGAGGTGTGCCCGGAAAACATCAAGATCACCGACAACGCGCTGATCCCGATGAAGGAGCGTGTGGTCGACCGCAAGTACGACCCCGTCGTGTGGCTGGGTAACAAGCTGTTCCGGCGCTAG